The Candidatus Campbellbacteria bacterium genome segment TCGCCTACGCCGTCGCCATCGGCGTCCTCCTGACTCACATTCTTAACCGTAGGACAGTTGTCCATATCGTCGAGAATGCCGTCGTTGTCAGAATCAGGCTCACACTTATCGCCTACGCCGTCACCGTCAGAATCAATCTGACTCGGGTTCTTAACCGTGGGACAGTTATCGATATCATCAGCCACACCGTCGTTATCCGTATCGGTACTCTGAGCCAAGACTGTCACAGAAGATACAGCTGTCTGCAGTAAGAAAATCAGGGAAATAATTCCCGAGACAAGCAATGCATATTTTAAATACTTTGCTTGTCTGTTCCATTTATAAGTCATAAAACTAGTGCTATATATAAATTACAATTATTTTTGACTGTATATTTATCTGGTGTATTAGGGTTTGCGCAATAAACCCCATAAACGATGTAGAGAGTCCTTTCTATTCGTCACTTTTAATTGTATGACATAAATATAGTATCGTGGGAAAAAGTTTTCCACAGCCCCACCCGTATCTCGAAAATACAAATCCCCTACTTTGCGCTATCGCAAAGTAGGGGGAGTTAGAATTTAAGAAGGACTCGCCTCAAAAAGTCTCTTCTTGTGCCGGATTAGACACTTCTGGATGGTTGTCAGTACCGTTGGATATACCATCGTTGTCGGTATCGATGGCGCACACGTTGCCAACACCATCACCGTCCTCGTCGAGTTGCTTGGGATTTTTAACTTCTGGACAGTTGTCGATGGCATTGGGTACACCGTCGTTGTCGGCATCGATCACACTGCCGTTGTCAGCACCGTTTACACAAGCATCGCTGACAACGCCGTCTTCTTCCTGCGACAGATTAGATGCCTCTTGGCAGTTGTCAACGGCCTCGGGCACGCTATGGTTATCCACCTCAGAAGAACAAGCCGACAACACAGCCAGTGCAAAAAGGACGAGAAAGAAGAACGGAACGGTTTTGAAGCGTACATCGAACATTCGATCCTCCTTGGATCTGAGCCGCATTCGGCCCCTAGACACTATTGATCTCACGATGAGATCAATCTATCCTGTTTTTACACTGAAAAACTTTTTCTGTCAATACTTCGTAATGGTTTTGGTACATTTGGAGTGTTCTTATCGAGAAAGTAAAAAGAAACTTAAAAAAGCATTTGTTTTGATCCACAGTCGATTTAAAGAAAAAAATACGCTCTTGGGGCAACTACTACAATAACACTGGGCACTGTTCTCGCTTAAAGTAAATATTTTAAGCCGTGTATTCTCTGGTAAAGCACCAAAAGTCATTACCTAAGACATGTGGGTACTCGAGTGGCACCTCGCTATGCCCCGTGATACCATGGAGGCGTTACTCATTAAGAATGATTTTATGAAAACGCTTTTTTTAGGGAAGGGTCGCATCAATAGGATTACGTTTTTCGTCGGCATACTTGCTGTCGGCCTGCTCGGGTTCTTATATACGCAAAGTGCTTCAGGTACTTATAATTACGGAAGTGGTGACATGATTGTACTTCTTCCGCTTCTTTTGTTGATTTACTTTACTATACGCCTTTGTGTATTACGTTTATATGACGCAAACCAAAGCCCCGGCTGGAGTATACTTTTGATCTTTCCCCCTATTGCGCCTCTAGTGTTGTTGGTTCTTGCACTTCTTCCGGGAACAAAAGGAGCAAACGAAAATGGCCCCCGGCCGTCGTCTGGTATTTCGATCTCTTCCAGGCATCAAAACAACTAGAACGAAAAACATTCTTAATTTTTTATAGACATGATATAGTACCCCCGCTATGTCAGGACATAACAAATGGTCAAAAATAAAACACAAAAAAGCGAGCAGTGACGCGCAGAAATCAAAAATATTTTCAAAGTACGCAAAGATGATAGACGTGGAAGCAAAAAAAGCCGGCGGAGACGTAAACTCCCCGGGACTAAAGGCTGTTATCGACAGCGCTAAAAAAGACAATATGCCGAACGAAAATATAGACAGAGCCATAAAAAAAGCAACCGATCCAAATACGGCTGCTATGGAAGAGGTGGTATATGAAGCTTATGGCCCGGGCGGCGTAGCGATCATAATTACCGCGCTTACAGACAACAGAAACCGTACCGCGGCTGAAATAAAGCACTTGCTCTCCAAAAACGGCCTCAGCCTAGCAGAGCCGGGCGCTGCCAGTTGGGCCTTCGCCAAAGAAGAGGGTGAATATATGCCCAATACGACAATAGATCTATCCGAGGAAGACGAAGAGAAACTGGAAGAAATAATTGATTCGCTAAACGAAAGCGAGGAGATAGAAGAGGTGTTTACAAACAGATCATAAGTCCCGAGAATAGAACTTTGCCCGTGCTATACTCTCAGCATGAAAGTTATCTCAATTGATCCCGGGTACGATCGTCTGGGGGTCGCGGTGCTAGAAAAAACCGGATCAAGCAAAGAAGCTATACTTTTCTCTGAGTGTGTTCACAGTGACCGAGAGTCGTCTTTTGAGGAGCGACTTTTTTCTATTGTCTCTACTTTCAAAGAAACGATAAACAAATTTTCTCCGGATGAATTAGCTATAGAAAAGCTTTTCTTTCAAAATAATCAAAAGACAGCAATGGATGTATCCAAAGTGATCGGGGCTTTAGAGTTTGTAGCTATGGAAAACAAAATGCCGGTTTTTGAATATACTCCTCTGCAGATCAAAACAGCCATAACCGGCAACGGTCGATCTACAAAAACAGAAATGATGAAAATGATCCCGCTTATCATAGAAAACCCAAAGAATGGATCAGATAAAAAAATGCTTGATGACGAGTATGACGCTATAGCGGTGGGGCTAACCCACCTCGCTATAAAGAAAACTCGAGACCTTTAAATAGGGCTGAAAAAATCTCTTGCAAAAAATTTTTCTTCTGTTACAACTAATGCAAAACTTGCCACAATTACTGAAAATTAGACATAAAAATTACGCGCTATATGAATTCATTTTCTACAAACCTTCCCTTTTTCTCATTTGAAAACGAAGACGACGAAATTATGAATAACGAGAAAGCAGAAGAAAACGCCTTTGATAGAATGAATTTCAACGAAGATGATCTTGAGATGGAGTCCGAGGAAGACGAGGAAGATGCGTTCGAAGAGGAAGCCGGTGATCCGTGGGAATATGACGACAGAGACGATTTTTAAAAATTCGCCCTTTGGGGCGAATTTTTGTTTTGCGTACGATGTATTTATTTATCTCCTTACCTAGAAACAACCGCTTCAACAAATTTTCTTTTCCCGACCCTAAGCTTAAGGTCTTCTTCCACGGAATAAAAAGGATCGGTTATTTTTTCTTCTGACGGCAGTTCTCTTATAGAGCCACTTTCTATTAGTCTCCTGAATTCAGATTTTGAAGCTACTACATTTCCGCGAACCAAAATATCGGAGAGAGGCTCTCCTTTTGAACCGAACACTTTGTCCATCTCCTCGGGCATTTCGTGCTGCTGGAAAGTATTTACAAACGCTTGTTCGGCTTTTTCTGCCGCTTCTTCTCCGTGATAAATTGAGACTATCTCTCTCGCTAGACGCATCTTGGCATCACGCGGATGCAGTGAGTCCTTCCTCTATGTCTTTTTCGATCTTTTCTACATCTCTAAGCGGAGTAAGAGCGGCCAGTCGGAAATAGTTACCAATTGAATGGTCTTTGATGGACATAACCTTGCCGTACATATCGTTAGGAGCATCGGTGATACTGATGTAGTTGTCACTGCTTTTGCTCATTTTCTCTGAGCCGTCAGTGCCTTCTATAAGGTCAAAAGAAAGCACCGCTTGTGGGTCTGTCTTGTTCGCTCGCATTACATTGCGCCCTTGCAACATATTAAAGGTCTGATCTGTGCCCCCTATTTCCAAGTCACAGGAGCCGTATATCTTGGCGAGCATATACGAATCAATTCCCTGTAAAATAGGATACATCATCTCGTGCATATAGAGTTCTTCTCCGTCTTCTAAACGATTTTTGAACATATCCCGCTCTATGAGCTGAGCGTGGGTGGTGTGTTTTAGCGTCCAAAGAAAGCTTCTGAGTGTAATTGCGTAGATTTGCTCTTTCTTTAGATGCGTCTTCTGCATACGACTCGATTCAAAATAGAGCGCTTTCCCGACAAAGGAGTTTGCCGGTATGTTTGCCGTTGCCTTTTTGCCTTCTATTGTCGTGTTCAATTTTACCCGAGATTTTGGTGCAGCAGCTAGGTCTTCCGGAGAAAGAAACCAATCTGAGTTCCGAATCCAGGAAAAAGTTGTTTTGTCCAAAATCAGAATTTTACCGATCTGCTCCAGAAAGGTTTTCATATTGCTCTCCACTTCCTTTTGTTGTACTTCCGGACGAACCTTGTTTTTTCCTGTTGGGTCGCCTATTTGAGCGGTAAAGTCTCCAACTATGAAAACTACCTTGCAGCCGAGCTCTTGAAATTTGCGCAACTTACGGAGACCGACGGCGTGCCCCAGGTGAATATCCGGTCGAGTCGGATCAACTCCTAGCTTTACAACTATGTCTTTATCGTATTCTCCTTTAACTTTATCTGTAAGTTTTTGCTTGAACGATCCGTCCGGATCTATGAACGTTTCCACGCCCCTTGAGAGAACGGTCTCGATAGCGGCAAGTTTTCGTTCTATTTCTGTATTTTCTTCAGTCGCCATATATCCGACACTATAGCACAAAAATCGCAATTCAAAACAAATTTGAGCGGTATAAATAGATGTATTTCTATCGAGTAGCGTTGTGTTCGTGGTATTATTTAGTAATCTGTATAGAAAGTATCGTCTTTAATTTCTCATGAGTAAAAAAAGGTTCAAAAAAAGGAATATTCTTATTGGCATTTTTGCCTTTGTAATGTTGGTTATATCCGGAGGTCTTCTCTGGGCGTCTACTCTTTCCATCCCTGACATTTCCGCCTTTGAAACCAGAAAGGTGGAAGAGTCTACAAAGATATACGATCGCACAGGCGAAGTGCTTCTTTATGACGCACACGCGAATATCCGCCGCACGGTAATAGACTCTGATGAGATGTCAGACAACATCCGCGGGGCAACCTTAGCCATTGAAGATCAAGATTTCTATAATCACATTGGGATTGATTTTTCCGCTATTTTTCGCGCTACTTTCGCTAATATAAAAGCAGGCGAGTACGCTCAGGGTGGATCTACAATAACCCAGCAAGTTATCAAGAACTCTCTTTTAACAAACGAGAAGACCTTGTCCCGTAAAGTCAAGGAGTGGATACTGGCTATAAAGCTAGAGAATGAATACTCTAAGGACGAAATACTAACACTCTATTTGAATGAGATACCCTACGGCGGAACGATCTATGGCGCAGAAGAAGCGGCCCAAGCGTTCTTTGATAAACCAGCTAAGGATCTTGGTATAGCTGAATCAGCTTATTTGGCCTCGCTTCCGCAAGCACCCACTTATTTTCTAAATAACCCCGAGAAACTAGAAGCTCGGAAAAACGCTGTGTTGTCAAAGATGTTGAAAGGTAACTACATTTCTAGAGAAGAATACGAGGAAGCAAAAGAGGAAGACGTGGACTTTAACGGAATTGCCGGAACTGGTATAAAAGCTCCGCATTTTGTTTTTTATATCCTAGAAAAACTAGAAACCGAATATGGTAAAGAATTAATACGCGAAGGCGGACTAGACATAATCACAACACTAGATTATGAACTACAGGAGAAAATTCAGGAAAGAGTATATGAATACATAATAGACCACCAAGAACAGTTTGATATGGAAAACGCTTCTGTTGTGGTTACAGATCCAAATAGCGGAGAAATAATAGTAATGGTTGGCTCGCGTAAATATGACGACGAAAACATAGACGGCGCCGTAAATGTCGCCACCCGCTCTCGCCAGCCCGGCTCTACTTTTAAGCCGTTTGCCTATGCTACTGCCTTTAAAAACGGATATACGCCTGAATCAGTAATATTTCAACCTGCGCACACAGTTTTCAACGAACTGTGAGCCGCACGAAACAACAAGAAAAGAATCTCCTTGTTTTTCCCCCGAAAACTATAACTTTAGCTACCCCGGACCGGTAACTATGCGCCAAGCTCTAGCCGCCTCACAAAACATTCCGGCAGTAAAAACACTATATTTAGCCGGAGCACGTAATACCATCAAAACCGCCAACGATATGGGGATCTCTACTCTAAATAACGACGACGCGGATCTCTCGCTCGTTTTAGGATCCGGCGAGGTTAAACTTCTTGAAATGACAAACGCTTACGGAGTTTTCGCCAACGGAGGCATCTACTATGAACCAACCGGAATTTTAGAGATAGAAGATAGAAGTGGAGAAAAAATAGAAGAGTTTGAAAAAGACAGCAAACGAGTATTGCCCGAACAGAACGCTTTACAAATAACAGATATACTTTCTGACAGAGGCTTGCGTGTAGGAACCTTCGGACCTGGTACGGCTCTCGATATCCCGAATCCTAATATAGCGGTAAAAACCGGTACGACCAATAATTATCGAGATGTCTGGACTATAGGATACAACACAGATATGTCACTCGGTATTTGGGGTGGTAACAACAACAACGA includes the following:
- a CDS encoding DUF805 domain-containing protein, translating into MKTLFLGKGRINRITFFVGILAVGLLGFLYTQSASGTYNYGSGDMIVLLPLLLLIYFTIRLCVLRLYDANQSPGWSILLIFPPIAPLVLLVLALLPGTKGANENGPRPSSGISISSRHQNN
- a CDS encoding transglycosylase domain-containing protein; translated protein: MSKKRFKKRNILIGIFAFVMLVISGGLLWASTLSIPDISAFETRKVEESTKIYDRTGEVLLYDAHANIRRTVIDSDEMSDNIRGATLAIEDQDFYNHIGIDFSAIFRATFANIKAGEYAQGGSTITQQVIKNSLLTNEKTLSRKVKEWILAIKLENEYSKDEILTLYLNEIPYGGTIYGAEEAAQAFFDKPAKDLGIAESAYLASLPQAPTYFLNNPEKLEARKNAVLSKMLKGNYISREEYEEAKEEDVDFNGIAGTGIKAPHFVFYILEKLETEYGKELIREGGLDIITTLDYELQEKIQERVYEYIIDHQEQFDMENASVVVTDPNSGEIIVMVGSRKYDDENIDGAVNVATRSRQPGSTFKPFAYATAFKNGYTPESVIFQPAHTVFNEL
- a CDS encoding crossover junction endodeoxyribonuclease RuvC, which gives rise to MKVISIDPGYDRLGVAVLEKTGSSKEAILFSECVHSDRESSFEERLFSIVSTFKETINKFSPDELAIEKLFFQNNQKTAMDVSKVIGALEFVAMENKMPVFEYTPLQIKTAITGNGRSTKTEMMKMIPLIIENPKNGSDKKMLDDEYDAIAVGLTHLAIKKTRDL
- a CDS encoding YebC/PmpR family DNA-binding transcriptional regulator, with the translated sequence MSGHNKWSKIKHKKASSDAQKSKIFSKYAKMIDVEAKKAGGDVNSPGLKAVIDSAKKDNMPNENIDRAIKKATDPNTAAMEEVVYEAYGPGGVAIIITALTDNRNRTAAEIKHLLSKNGLSLAEPGAASWAFAKEEGEYMPNTTIDLSEEDEEKLEEIIDSLNESEEIEEVFTNRS
- a CDS encoding thrombospondin type 3 repeat-containing protein, whose product is MRSIVSRGRMRLRSKEDRMFDVRFKTVPFFFLVLFALAVLSACSSEVDNHSVPEAVDNCQEASNLSQEEDGVVSDACVNGADNGSVIDADNDGVPNAIDNCPEVKNPKQLDEDGDGVGNVCAIDTDNDGISNGTDNHPEVSNPAQEETF
- the tyrS gene encoding tyrosine--tRNA ligase, whose amino-acid sequence is MATEENTEIERKLAAIETVLSRGVETFIDPDGSFKQKLTDKVKGEYDKDIVVKLGVDPTRPDIHLGHAVGLRKLRKFQELGCKVVFIVGDFTAQIGDPTGKNKVRPEVQQKEVESNMKTFLEQIGKILILDKTTFSWIRNSDWFLSPEDLAAAPKSRVKLNTTIEGKKATANIPANSFVGKALYFESSRMQKTHLKKEQIYAITLRSFLWTLKHTTHAQLIERDMFKNRLEDGEELYMHEMMYPILQGIDSYMLAKIYGSCDLEIGGTDQTFNMLQGRNVMRANKTDPQAVLSFDLIEGTDGSEKMSKSSDNYISITDAPNDMYGKVMSIKDHSIGNYFRLAALTPLRDVEKIEKDIEEGLTASA